From the genome of Oryza glaberrima chromosome 1, OglaRS2, whole genome shotgun sequence:
TGTTAAACCCTTATATGCTTTGTTTGGCAAGGCTCTGACTTTTTTAGTGGAAATTGACTATCGACCAGTATGTCTGGACAACCTTGCAGATATATCACTCAGACTTCCTACATTGCCAACATACCACCGAAAACTGCAGTTCAGCCTGTGTACAGCGTTATTAGCAGTGGTAACCAGGCTTCATAGTCTTTGGTGGTATGTTGGTCAACTAGGAAGCATCAATCATACATTTGGAAAGCTCTCCAAACACAGCGGAACATGAgcaattcactttttttttatagtgaACATgccttttttgttttgaaaaagaaCAAGAgaacaataattaaaaaaaaaactgatgctAATACATATTTTGTGTAGCAAACGAACAGTTCATCATCCTTTTTTTAAGTCATAACACAAGCACTAATAAGCAAAAAGCTAGATTTTTTTAGCATCATTTTGGTTTTTATGGACTAGAGTTATTACACTACCCTCAAATTTGCAGGTCTTCATAAACTGCAAAAATCAAAAGGCCAGCTTATACGCAGAAGGTAATAAGactaagctgaaacaaacaggccAAGTTTACCGAAAAAAGTACTATGTGCAACCTTTTGTCCAGCTTGTATGTTCACAAGACAACCCATTGAAAACTTTCGATGGCATAGAACCAATTTTTCCTTATTATAACTAATCTGAATGCTGGAGCTCATGGCTAAATTGAGTACAAGCACCAGCAACACATCCAATTGCTCAATcaggggattttttttcctctgcaAGATCCAAAAAGAGCAATCGGTACTGAATTAAACCACCAAATCCCTGCCCATGAAGTGAGCAAGACGACCGATTCTTCATCTACTCATATGCATCATGTCTAATCCCCGATACCCTCATGCCTAAAACCCTAGTTCGTTCCAATCAAACAAGCGCTGCTTCCCATCCGTCGCACAAGGAACAAATCTAACAGCAAGTAACAAAGATATAGGAGCAGTAGAATTAGAACTGAAGGTAAACCTTGGCGTAGTAGTCCTTCCAGACGCGGCGGGCGATCTGGTGGCCGCCGAGGTCGAAGGCCTTGAACTTGATCTTGCCGATGCTCAGCTCCTCCGACGTCGGGTACTGCGTCGGCTGGTGCTGCACGAGCCGCTGCACCCAAATCCCAACACAAATCAGAACCAACCAAATCAGTACaaatctcgatcgatcgatcgatccgggCGACCTACCTCGTCCTTGAGCATGTGGAGGAGGGTGGTCTTGCCGGCGTTGTCGAGGCCGAGGAAGAGGATCTTGGCCTCCTTCTGCCACAGCCCCAGCGAGGCCAGCACCCCGTAGAACCAGTCCACCAGGAACATCTCCGGCGATCCCCCTCCCCGCACAgatcggtcgccgccgccgcctcgccgcctcggcCTCTCCGCCTCGGGTGTTTTGGTTTGGAGAGAAATTGCGTTTCGCTTCGTGTGGGGGTTGGgctggggtgggggtggggttcTAGATTCTTCCGTGGCGTGGCGTCTGCTTGCTTCTAGAACAGCCTCTTTGCTTGCATCGCTTTAACACTAATActaatactagtactagtactactaatctATGGTGGAGTTGGTTCTATGGGCTTCCGGGGCGGCAGCTCTGCGGCAGCCGTTAGCGTGCACAGGGCACTAATcgttaagagcaagtttaataggacAAACTGGTGGCTCCAAATTATTTACAGTTAATTTAATAgttcaattcatataatagttacctataaacatatactccctttgtattttaatgtatgacgccgttgactttttaataaacgtttgacctttcgttttattaaaaaaaatttatgtaattatcatttatttttattgtgacttgatttatcatcaaatgttctttaagcatgacataagtatttttgtatttgcataaaaaatttgaataagacgaatggttaaacgttggttaaaaagtcaacggcgtcatacattaaaatacggagggagtattacataattaatatatggtcacacctgtcatacacatatacattttagagtctgtgctacagctgactacaaatctgtaaCTTGCTGCTCTTTTCTATCTTGTTTTATCTCctttaaatatgtttatagctagcttatatcTACTGTTGCACCGGCTCTAAGAGCAGGTTTATTATAGCCAACTATCCAAATCAattatagtcaacttaataaccaattcatacaatagttacctattaACATAtaatacactattaatacctataAACCTATGTGTTGATGGTAGGTAAGAAGGTAGAAGttagtttattttagaataaaattcaaactctaaaagttggtttattttagatCGAGAGTATAGTCGTTTTATTCGGTTTAGTTTTGGCTAAATAAACTAAACATTGCAACTCTAGATTTTCAAGTTTTGATTTAGTAAGCATGCTTCctatattgttaaatatatatatattttataaaagtcaACTTTCTATAGAGAAATTTCTTTGAAAACCAATACTTTTTTTATAGTTTGTGAtagttaatactccctccatttccgTTCCAGGTTAGAAGACGTTTTAACTTCGaccaaagtcaaactactctaagtttgactaactctgtagaaaaaaatagtaatatttacaacaccagcatagttttattaaatatataattaaataatttttcatAGTATATTTGTCTTCGGTTAAacatttactattttttttctaaaaaattagtcaaacttagagtagtttgactttgaccaaagtcaaaacgtcttataatataaaacggagggagtatttgattaattaatacCCTACTAAATGTGCAACTGAAAAACTGACTACTACTGCTCCGAACACAGCCGATATACATAGGACCACTCATGAGAATGAGAAGTTTACGGTAGTACTCTTCCTTGCTAGTATAATATAATAACCTAATATTGAATATGATATATCTTATTTATATTCGTAACACTATGATGTGACATTCAATCATAagttattatattatagaaagaaataagatatgtcacatccataAGTTGTTCTATTATTTACTAACATTGTAACGAAAGGAGTAATAGTATGTGGACATCAGCAAGAGCCATGCtgagcatgcatgcatttgtGTATCCCAATTGTGTATTAAGATAGTACACCTCTTACAAGTTCAGTTCATGTAACTCTTTAAAATGAGCACAAGAAAGTTCCTCATGTAACGTCGACTCAGTTTACTCTTTAAAATGAGCACAAGAAAGTTCCTCGTTAGGTGACTCTGGCCGTCAAAATCTACAAGCAAATATGGTTTTTCAGCTGACAACGACTTCAGATGGTACATTAATGACATCTCATTGTGCCCATATAGGCAATTCAATAGCATAAATCATAAAATTCCCGTTGTTAGCACACAAACTTATTTTCTTTCAACGAACTTATGCAACAATTAGGTAGATGCTAGTATCTCTTTCTACCAAAAATCAGACGGCATTCAAGGCATCCGTCAATCACCGTCTTCCTTTTCATGTCCGAACCACCACAAcagttggggaaaaaaaatgaacatgaaGGAAGGAAAAACTATGTATAGCTTGAAAAGCATCTAAGCAAAGATAACTACAGCATCCGACGTCCCAGTTATACTGAGAAAACCTAATTTTATGGACTATCCCTATTACAAGATAACCTTTTCATGACTAGGGCAAACATCCGACAAGTTACAAGCACACCTGATCTTAcgattccattttttttctgtttgcttTTCCAACAAATGCAACAATAGCCTAGTCACATCAACATACAAACAAGTCAATGTAAAAGATTAGAAAAGCTTTACAGTGAAGATCCAACCGGCATGCACATCTATCTTTGGATTTGGTCTGCAGCTGGGTTGCTAGTTGCTGATGATGTTGACGTCCTGCCATTGGGCACCCCGTTTTCCGTGGGAGGCGTCGTTCCCCACTTCCCTTCGGACTCCAAGGGTTCAATCACTTTAACAGATCCATCTGAAAGCCCAACCGCAAATTGATTCGACTCCTGTGGATGTGCAGCGACGACAAGAGGGTAGACCGATGGATTGCTGGTGCAGGgaaacatatatgtttttagatGAAGCTCGATGGAGGAATAAATAGCAATAATACGCAACCTTCTAATGAGCGGGGTTTCAAATGTCAAAACTTGTCAACAAAAGTTTGGCATATAATGTTTATGTATTTCCCACTTGAAATTAGGTGTTTTTGATCATATTATATCTAGCTACTCTAGATAAGACTACCAATTCAGAGTATTTCAGGGCAACTAAGATTGCCATAAAACTTGGTAGAACAAAAATGCCAGTTAATCCTTCTTAAATTGACTAACAGGATCATGTAAAATCATAATCCTCATATCTCAAACTTCGATTAGTAGACTTATATGGCATTAGCTATTAGGATATCACACTGTTCCTAACAGAAAGGAGTCATGGCTCAAGGCATGGCAAAGGAGGGGTGGCACATGTTGAGCACGAATGCATGATGATTACAGGTCAAAGTGTTAGGATACTCGTACTACATTATATATTGTAGCAATATACATGGACAATCAGATACTGAAATTTAAAACTGTATCAGCACATCTAGTTCTCATATGGCCTTAGGTAAATTTCGTGCATATATCATACGTAAAGTAGTGAGTACCTGTTTATGGCTGCAGAAGATAAGTATGCTGGAGGTGCAATTCGGCATCTTAATCTCAAGTTCTCCACATCAAAAATTCCTATGTTACCATCGGTAAAGGCAGCAAAAACCAACTGGCTGTTGCGTGAGTATGATGCATGTGAAATGGGAGCTGACAAAGCGTCCTGAGGTATCCACTGAAACAAGAGAGATAAAAAGAGATTTTAGCAAACCAGAACAAAATTATTTGATCAATTATGAACGTAGGAATTCTATCCATTTTTGATACAGCATATATAGCTACCTGGTAGATTCTTTCCATTTTTGATGCATCATATATAGCTAGCTGAGTCTCATGTACTACTAACAAACGACTCCAGTCAGAGTTAAACTGGACCCAAGTATCCCCTGATGGAGTTTTCCCAGCTGGCATTTGAATAGCAACagattttttcttttcccaaGTATCGGTGGCCCACACACAAAGCTGCAAAGTGGAAACAGAGTGACATTATTATTATCCAAGGGTTGAGTGGTTCTTTTGAGAAAGATAAATAAACTAGCAGCCATACTGATCCATCAACAGAATCAATGAATGTAAAGTGTAAAATAAAGTGTTTTGGCTATAGTAACCTGTGCATCAGCCCCTGAAGACACAAGTATTTGTAGGTTGTTTGAGAAGGCCAAACCAGTTATCCTCCTTTGATGCCCTTTCAATCTAGTTTTGACCTGGAAAGAAAATAAAGCTCAATATAAATGAATAGCAATGGCTCAATAAATTACAGTATGTGCAAATTTTATGTATGCAGTACCTCATCTACCCTGACATTGTATATATGGATGGTTGAATCTTCCATTCCAATTGCTATGATATTATTGTCTTGAGGGTGAAATGCTAAAAAGGTTGATGCTGGAGGTGGTGGCATGAATGTTGTCATCACCTGCATGAAGGAAGCATAATTAAAATTTCCTGAATTTTGAAGTATTTATCCAAAAAAGATATTGAGCATTTACCTTAAATGTCATCAtgttaaacagtgaaaccttccCACCACATGCAGACATCACATAAGAATCATTCTTGGAGAGAGCAATGCATGGAACTGCATCCTCAGGATTGGTATCTGCTGTATCATTTTGCATGACAAGACCACTGTTTGGTTGCCAATGTTGTGGCACTACATTGGCTGTGGCCTGCTTAGCAGAATTGACAGAATTACACGCTGCCCTTGATTAGCCTAAACCCCAAAGAACAAAGAGAGAGTAATATACCTTCCCACTTGGATTTTGATCATTCCGAGCCCATTTCCACAGCCTTTGAATGGCATTGGAACCAAGTGCTAGCAAGCCAACACCAGAATTTGTGTACAGAAGTCTGACAACCTGTATATAAATGTTGTTAGCCTTCTGAACAATTACATGAAGAGAAGTGCAAACTACGCAAGAACAAGTTGGATCAAACCTTGCTGGCTTGGTCTGGAGTTTCTGGCATTGTAGCTACACGGCATTGCTGAGCATTTAGGACTTCCATCAGCTCCCAGGGTTTTGCTTTATCGGGCCTTTCTTCTGAAATTCTAGGCTTTATATCGATGCTTCTAGATGCTGGATCACCACCATTCTATTAAATCCATAATTAAGTCAGATTGTGTTTCAATTGCTAACAGTAAGGTAAGCAAAGAGGCATTAAACAGATGAAACTTTGGGAAATCTTTCATCTGTGGATTACCATACCATTATAGGAGATGGCTTTGCAGGAGAATTCCTGTCGATGTGATCCATCCGACCAATATTAGGAGAAATGCCCGCAACAACAGGAGCACCAGAGACCTGTAAATGCAATATTCAAGGTCATGGATTTTCTAAAACTAGACCCACAACAATAACAAGCAGCAAAGAGTGTGCAGGAACCTTCATAGAAGAAGCTTCATATTGCGATCTAAATGCTTCgaaaggtcggtttccaaatgCTCGTAAAGTTCTGAGTCCATCAGCATTTGCAAGTATCTTAAACCCATTGTCCACTGTAGTAACAGCAAGAAGATTGCCTTCTTTATTGAACCTCAACCGTGGAAGACCCTGATAGAATGTACACAGTTTTAGACtaccaaaagagaaaaaaatgtttaacacAGTAGGGAACATAGACTAACCGGTAAGCCTCCGTCAGCTTCAGTAGAGCTAAGCATGGTTGTATTATCAACATCCCAGAACTTAATCTGATTATCTTCACCAGCAGCCAAAATGTGATTCTGAGCTGTGTCAAACTGCACCACACCAACACCAGCTGACTTTTTACGAAACCCAGAATATGTCCTCTTGATAGATCCTTCACTTTCATTCCACTCAACTAAATATGAATCTCCATCCTTACTTGTTCCACATGAGAACAACCTTCATATGAAAAACAAGTAAATTAGTACAACAACAATAACTAAAGACAACTTTCGGTACGAAAGTAATACCTCTGCTTACCTAGTTCCATCAGCGCTATAAAGCATAGTAGTACACCATTTTCCTGGAGCATCATAATCTACCCTGGATCCCATATGATCATAAAGCCATGCCTTAATTTTCCCGTCGAGGGAGGTTGAGAAGATAAACTGCAGGGAACATAAGAATAGCACATCAACACAAGAAATCGACATTAATAACATTAGACAGCCCCTTTTTTACTGAATGGACACATTAATAATCACGCATACTACCTCTGTTCAATCTTGAGAAGAAATTGTCTAGCTTATAAAATAAGCACCACAACTGGAAATATCATATTCTGTTCAGAAAACCCACCTGAATACTCTCTTTGTGGTGAGGGCAGATGGAATACACTGGTGCCTCATGCCCTTCAAATGAAAACAGTTTCTGTCCATGCATATCCCAGACCTACAAAAGAAAAGTGAAGTTGAAGGAGACCAAGGCTAGGGGGAAAATTGAAGACAACCATCCAAGAAGCATCTAATACCTTTATCAGCCTATCATCTCCACAAGTGACAACACAAAGTTGCTTATTTGGCCGGGAGAATGCTATGTCATTAACTGCTCCAGAATGAGCGTCAATCTGACATGATGAATAAAAGGGTTTAGTGACAGACTTGAACTAATAAAGTATTGTGATATTTATAAAACTGACATTTGGTCTATAACCTTATGATTAAGGACAGTTGGAAGTATTGCAGTACCTCTAGAACTTGCCGCGTCTCATTTGGTTGCTGATATGCATGCAGATGAATCAAATGTTTTGCAAATGCGACACCTGAAACCACAAAGGAAACCTAAGCAACAAATAAAGTGAAACACAATATTACTGACAGAATTATAAAATGGATACCAACCTATCAAGTCTCCATCAGGACTCCAGGTAACCCGGTTAATGGATATGGAAGACTCTTTAGCCACACTCTTTTCACGGGAGGTAAAATAAAGAGGCATATAAGATCAGAACTATAGATGTTTGTACTGGATCAACTATAAAAAGCAATAAAAAAATACCTGAAATTGTGGTGAACAAGCTTGAATGTCCCAAATTTTGAAGGGCTTTGAAAACAGTCTCTCACGCATACCAACCTCCCAAAGTGTAATTTCACCATTGGTAGATCCAACTGATAAAGTAATAAGCGTGATAAGAAAATGATATATCGTTTGGCTAAGTTGTATTCAATCATTCATGCTTAACGAATCAGACTTCTGTACTTACTattgcacatattttttaaatagattttaaTAACATAAAGAGCTTGATTGTACCTAGTAATAGTGTATGCCGAGTTGGATGAAAATCCATGCTGGTTACACTAGATCCCTGTGACAATGTACAAGCTACTGTCCTGGGAAGATCCTCCACTGACCATAAAGGTTGGGGAATTGGTGCAGGATAGGTGGCCTGAACATAAGCGTAGATGACTTTGAATAATTGATAGAAAATGCACCAGCCATATATCTTCTATGCAAATGCAACATTACCTCATCAACACCATGTCCACTTGGCCTCAATCGCTTCATTAGTTGCTCAGATTCTGCACTTTGATAGTCTGTTATAGTTGGTCGTTTCATGATTGGGACAGCTGAGGAAATAGTACGATAAGTTGTATGTCATGAGAACgtgacaaaagaaaacaacatatCAGAACATGCAAAGCAGAAATAATAAATGTTCATGTACATTTATGTTGCCAAAGAGAATTAGGCTGTCTTAGAGGTGTTAGATGTACTTCAAGCTAGAAGGATTAAGCAAAACATCAAAGAACCAAAGAACCGCATTGCTGAATAGTTGATGCCTGTAACTGTATTCTATGGGCCAAcagtattacttcctccgtttcataatgtaagactttctagcattgcccacattcatatagattcatttacatctatatgaatgtgtgtgatgctagaaagtcttacattatgaaac
Proteins encoded in this window:
- the LOC127760417 gene encoding protein TPR1 isoform X2, which translates into the protein MSSLSRELVFLILQFLDEEKFKETVHKLEQESGFFFNMKYFEEKVHAGEWDEVEKYLSGFTKVDDNRYSMKIFFEIRKQKYLEALDRHDRAKAVDILVKDLKVFSTFNEELYKEITQLLTLENFRENEQLSKYGDTKSARSIMLIELKKLIEANPLFREKLVFPTLKASRLRTLINQSLNWQHQLCKNPRPNPDIKTLFTDHTCTPPNGARASPVSVPLAAVPKAGGTYPPLTAHTPFQPPPAGPSLAGWMANAAAATSSVPSAVVAASSLPVPPNQESEQLMKRLRPSGHGVDEATYPAPIPQPLWSVEDLPRTVACTLSQGSSVTSMDFHPTRHTLLLVGSTNGEITLWEVGMRERLFSKPFKIWDIQACSPQFQSVAKESSISINRVTWSPDGDLIGVAFAKHLIHLHAYQQPNETRQVLEIDAHSGAVNDIAFSRPNKQLCVVTCGDDRLIKVWDMHGQKLFSFEGHEAPVYSICPHHKESIQFIFSTSLDGKIKAWLYDHMGSRVDYDAPGKWCTTMLYSADGTRLFSCGTSKDGDSYLVEWNESEGSIKRTYSGFRKKSAGVGVVQFDTAQNHILAAGEDNQIKFWDVDNTTMLSSTEADGGLPGLPRLRFNKEGNLLAVTTVDNGFKILANADGLRTLRAFGNRPFEAFRSQYEASSMKVSGAPVVAGISPNIGRMDHIDRNSPAKPSPIMNGGDPASRSIDIKPRISEERPDKAKPWELMEVLNAQQCRVATMPETPDQASKVVRLLYTNSGVGLLALGSNAIQRLWKWARNDQNPSGKATANVVPQHWQPNSGLVMQNDTADTNPEDAVPCIALSKNDSYVMSACGGKVSLFNMMTFKVMTTFMPPPPASTFLAFHPQDNNIIAIGMEDSTIHIYNVRVDEVKTRLKGHQRRITGLAFSNNLQILVSSGADAQLCVWATDTWEKKKSVAIQMPAGKTPSGDTWVQFNSDWSRLLVVHETQLAIYDASKMERIYQWIPQDALSAPISHASYSRNSQLVFAAFTDGNIGIFDVENLRLRCRIAPPAYLSSAAINSNPSVYPLVVAAHPQESNQFAVGLSDGSVKVIEPLESEGKWGTTPPTENGVPNGRTSTSSATSNPAADQIQR
- the LOC127760417 gene encoding protein TPR1 isoform X1 produces the protein MSSLSRELVFLILQFLDEEKFKETVHKLEQESGFFFNMKYFEEKVHAGEWDEVEKYLSGFTKVDDNRYSMKIFFEIRKQKYLEALDRHDRAKAVDILVKDLKVFSTFNEELYKEITQLLTLENFRENEQLSKYGDTKSARSIMLIELKKLIEANPLFREKLVFPTLKASRLRTLINQSLNWQHQLCKNPRPNPDIKTLFTDHTCTPPNGARASPVSVPLAAVPKAGGTYPPLTAHTPFQPPPAGPSLAGWMANAAAATSSVPSAVVAASSLPVPPNQAVPIMKRPTITDYQSAESEQLMKRLRPSGHGVDEATYPAPIPQPLWSVEDLPRTVACTLSQGSSVTSMDFHPTRHTLLLVGSTNGEITLWEVGMRERLFSKPFKIWDIQACSPQFQSVAKESSISINRVTWSPDGDLIGVAFAKHLIHLHAYQQPNETRQVLEIDAHSGAVNDIAFSRPNKQLCVVTCGDDRLIKVWDMHGQKLFSFEGHEAPVYSICPHHKESIQFIFSTSLDGKIKAWLYDHMGSRVDYDAPGKWCTTMLYSADGTRLFSCGTSKDGDSYLVEWNESEGSIKRTYSGFRKKSAGVGVVQFDTAQNHILAAGEDNQIKFWDVDNTTMLSSTEADGGLPGLPRLRFNKEGNLLAVTTVDNGFKILANADGLRTLRAFGNRPFEAFRSQYEASSMKVSGAPVVAGISPNIGRMDHIDRNSPAKPSPIMNGGDPASRSIDIKPRISEERPDKAKPWELMEVLNAQQCRVATMPETPDQASKVVRLLYTNSGVGLLALGSNAIQRLWKWARNDQNPSGKATANVVPQHWQPNSGLVMQNDTADTNPEDAVPCIALSKNDSYVMSACGGKVSLFNMMTFKVMTTFMPPPPASTFLAFHPQDNNIIAIGMEDSTIHIYNVRVDEVKTRLKGHQRRITGLAFSNNLQILVSSGADAQLCVWATDTWEKKKSVAIQMPAGKTPSGDTWVQFNSDWSRLLVVHETQLAIYDASKMERIYQWIPQDALSAPISHASYSRNSQLVFAAFTDGNIGIFDVENLRLRCRIAPPAYLSSAAINSNPSVYPLVVAAHPQESNQFAVGLSDGSVKVIEPLESEGKWGTTPPTENGVPNGRTSTSSATSNPAADQIQR